DNA from Tripterygium wilfordii isolate XIE 37 chromosome 4, ASM1340144v1, whole genome shotgun sequence:
TATGTTATGTCAAGAATgggagaaaatacaaaaaatggaACAGTTCTCTCTCCCCTACCAAAGGAAAACTGTCTGCAAAACAATTGCAAGAactaagaagccaatagaatgTACAAAAAATGGGAACCAAACAGGTGCCACTGCTAAAAAAGCATACTCGACTTCTTCATAGATTGTAAACAGCATCACAGAAAGCAAGCATAGTTATGTATGTATTCTGGGTTTATTTAAAATCTGGATTCATGACGAAACGGAAAAACAGAAGCAAACGATGATAGAATTGGCAGAAAGCTGCTTATAGTATATGCTAAGATATAGTAGCTGAGGCAGTCATCACTTCCATTTCTTAAACATTTTGCCCTTGTGCTTCCCGAACTTGCCTTTGTGCTTCCCAAACTTCCCGTGCTTCATCTTCCCATGCTTGAACTTTCCGTGGCCGTGGCCAAGACCATGGCCGTAGCCCCCGCCATAGTGACCACCATGAGAACCATGTGAGATCTGGTGAGCCCCATATGCCGCAGCAGCAGCTGCGGCACCTCCAGCTAACATTGCTCCCATACCACCAGATCCGTGCCCtgttgtttttgaaagtaagcgGTTATCAAACACAATAAAGAGAATCCTCCATATCCTTGTGAAACTCTACAGACTACAGTCATCAAGCATGGACATACAATTTACACTGGAAAAAGAGTTCATACTAGAAAGATGGCCCTAACACAGACATTTGGCATCACTATGGAGCATTAAATTAGCGCCCACCCACCACGGGAACCCAATACAAAGCCCCAACCACTAATAGGATATGTAGATTAGTACAAGAATTTCCCTTCTGCCACAACAAAACTCACCCAAAATGGTAGAACTccacattattttattttgaatgacAAAAAGGAATTTTCTGAAAAAGAGCCTAAAGGGTGCAGACCAAAAGTACAATAAGAGGATGCTATAATTATTGCATATAAGAAATTACAAATACTGCcacaacaaatgcttgaaaaTTGAAACTAAAAAGTAAGAGATTTCCAGTAAATGATGTTTGAATCTTGCTTGCTCTCTACAATTCAATATGGAATGTTCCTAATGTCTGGACCACAATCCTGTTTCATGGGACCATCAAGGGCGTGAGTCCTATACTAAAAGTCTCATAGGAGCAAAAAGGATTACAGATGCTAAGATGCAACTGAAGATGCACCTTTTCATTTCAGGCACTTCTTAGTTCTTGCACGCAACAAACGTAAAACTTTTATCTGCAAGAACTACTGTTCTGAAAACACCACCTAAAAACCAAAAATCGTTTGTGTCGATTTAATTGCAGGCAAAGTATATGCCTCAACTCCAGTGCTTTTTGAGTTTTGATAGTGTAATATTGTTTACAGTTCTAACACCATCAATTCATGTAAAAACCGAAAAAGTAGGGGAAAGCAGCATTTCCGCACAACTTGTGCCATAACAAAGCACTAGTGTATCAGGGCAGTCAAACTACCAAAATAAAACTATATTTTCCCTGGCAAAACAAGTTCACAAAAGCCACAAAGAGAGGTCATCAAATGTACCTGAATGATGTGGAGCTGATGAACCAGGATAACCTCCAGGGGGATAACCACCAGGAGGATAACCACCTGAGGGAGGGTAACCACCAGGGGGAGGATAACCACCAGAGGGAGGATATCCACCAGAGGGAGGATATCCGGCAGGTGGGTAACCACCAGGATTAGGATATCCAGCCGGTGGGTAGCCTTGTGGAGGATAACCCTGAGGAGGGTATCCATGTTGGGGGTAGTGACCACCAGCGTGTCCAGCAGCATATCCAGCAAGATTTGAAAACAATCCTTTCTCATCATGATCCTCCTTGTCCTTTCCACCTCCCATTTTTCTTTAGCTTGAAAGTGATGCTACAAAAATTGCAGTCTGACATTAAGGAACTTCCATAAAAGGAATATcacccaaaaaaatatatatatatatatcactcaaAATTACTGCAAGAAAAGACCACaactaaaagaaagaaacaatcaAACATGAAGCTTGAAGGTAATGGATGCTCCAGCCTCCAGTGGCCTCAGCCAACTCTTAAGACACCATCTTTCCTTTGAAGTGTAAGAGCAAGCAAAGAAGTTCCCCCATAAAAATGTTTTTCCAGTTGTAAGTCAATTAAACTTTcaccttccttttttttctctttaatgcTAAAAATTCAAATAGTAACTAGAAGGGAAAACatcattaattatttaattatcatTTCCTCTCTCAAACCAAGATGTGAATGTAAAATAGCTATGATGGAACAACTCTACCAAGCAAAAATGCTAATAATAATGGTTTATGCTCCATTCGTATTTTGAACCAATGCAGTGGACTACAAGTCATGTAAACATTCATTAAAGCCATTCCTACAAAAATCAATGAGTACATATGGACCCATAACACAACAGTTTGGCATTGCAACAGCATAAAATCTTAGCTGAGGAGGCAACTCAATGAAAACTGTTCATAGTAAGAGGCGATGAGCCAACAACTAGGATTCCATTATGATCTGGACATGGAGATGCTAATACATGTCCTAAAAGTGcattaaaagcacaaaaagcaACAGCATAACATTCCCCACTTTTAAGTTCAGACTGAGAGACTTTCCCAAGAATGCAGATTGTAAGTAATAATACAGCAATTCCTCATTACAGCTTGcttttaaattttaacataCCCAA
Protein-coding regions in this window:
- the LOC119997264 gene encoding glycine-rich protein A3-like — its product is MGGGKDKEDHDEKGLFSNLAGYAAGHAGGHYPQHGYPPQGYPPQGYPPAGYPNPGGYPPAGYPPSGGYPPSGGYPPPGGYPPSGGYPPGGYPPGGYPGSSAPHHSGHGSGGMGAMLAGGAAAAAAAYGAHQISHGSHGGHYGGGYGHGLGHGHGKFKHGKMKHGKFGKHKGKFGKHKGKMFKKWK